One Hyla sarda isolate aHylSar1 chromosome 11, aHylSar1.hap1, whole genome shotgun sequence genomic window carries:
- the HHIPL1 gene encoding HHIP-like protein 1 isoform X8 yields the protein MGLPWAVRMGLPWAVRMGLPWAVRMGLPWAVRMGLPWAAWLLLPALLPRALSHPQCLDFKPPFRPPQPLSFCVQYRDFGCCDASRDGEIMETFYRVMGHVDEAGYELCAAHVQDILCQECSPYAAHLYDAEDSSTPMRSVAGLCEDYCADVWKKCRSLFRYITSDKELLALEGNMAKFCRHLALDDVDYCFPRLLVNTKLNQNLGLVTADSEGCLQLCLEEVANGLQNPVAMVHANDGTHRFFVAEQVGLVWTYLPDRSRLEKPFLNISQAVLTSPWEGDERGFLGIVFHPNFKHNGKVYVYYSVEIGFDEIIRISEFRVSTHDMNTVDHSSERIILEVEEPASNHNGGEILFGDDGFLYIFIGDGGMAGDPFGKFGNAQNKSTLLGKVLRIDVNHNNHGPLYRIPPDNPFVNDPSARPEVYAYGVRNMWRCSFDRGDPQTKEGKGRLFCGDVGQNKFEEVDIVEKGKNYGWRAREGFSCYDKKLCANSSLDDVLPIFAYPHKLGKSVTGGYVYRGCEYPNLNGLYIFGDFMSGRLMALKENQNTGEWQYHEICMGMGQTCMFPGLINNYYQYIISFAEDEAGELYFMSTGIPSATSPTGVVYKIIDTSRRAPPGKCRFHPIPVKTRSATLPFVPKESP from the exons ATGGGGCTGCCATGGGCTGTCAGGATGGGGCTGCCATGGGCTGTCAGGATGGGGCTGCCATGGGCTGTCAGGATGGGGCTGCCATGGGCTGTCAGGATGGGGCTGCCATGGGCTGCCTGGCTGCTGCTCCCGGCTCTGCTGCCCCGGGCCCTCTCTCACCCGCAGTGTTTGGACTTTAAGCCCCCATTCCGGCCCCCGCAGCCTCTCTCCTTCTGTGTACAATACAGGGACTTCGGCTGCTGTGACGCCTCCCGGGACGGGGAGATCATGGAGACGTTCTACCGGGTGATGGGGCACGTGGATGAGGCTGGGTACGAGCTGTGCGCTGCCCATGTGCAGGACATCCTGTGCCAG GAGTGTTCTCCCTACGCCGCTCACCTATATGATGCAGAAGACTCTAGCACCCCAATGCGCTCGGTGGCTGGACTCTGTGAGGACTATTGTGCGGACGTCTGGAAAAAATGCAGATCGCTTTTCCGCTACATAACTTCTGACAAAGAATTACTGGCTTTGGAAGGGAATATGGCCAAATTCTGCCGCCACTTGGCTCTAGATGACGTCGATTACTGTTTCCCCCGTTTGTTAGTGAACACAAAACTCAACCAGAACTTGGGCTTAGTGACGGCTGACTCAGAGGGCTGTCTGCAGCTATGCCTGGAAGAAGTGGCGAATGGCCTCCAGAATCCGGTTGCCATGGTCCACGCCAACGACGGCACACATCGCTTCTTTGTGGCGGAGCAGGTTGGTCTCGTATGGACCTATCTCCCTGACCGCTCCAGACTGGAAAAGCCATTTTTAAACATCTCTCAAGCCGTCCTGACCTCGCCCTGGGAAGGCGACGAGCGAGGGTTTCTAGGAATTGTCTTCCATCCAAATTTTAAGCATAATGGCAAAGTCTATGTTTACTACTCGGTGGAAATTGGCTTCGATGAGATCATCCGAATCAGCGAGTTCAGAGTTTCCACTCATGACATGAACACGGTCGATCACAGCTCAGAGAG GATAATCTTAGAAGTGGAGGAGCCGGCATCCAATCATAATGGCGGGGAGATACTCTTTGGAGATGACGGCTTCCTATACATATTTATTGGAGACGGAGGCATGGCCGGAGATCCGTTCGGAAAGTTTGGAAATGCTCAGAACAA ATCCACTTTATTAGGCAAAGTCCTCCGTATTGACGTGAACCATAACAACCACGGACCTCTTTACCGAATCCCACCAGACAACCCGTTTGTCAATGACCCATCTGCCAGGCCCGAAGTCTATGCTTACGGGGTGAGGAACATGTGGCGCTGCTCATTTGATAGGGGAGACCCCCAGACAAAGGAAGGGAAAGGACGCCTGTTCTGTGGAGATGTAGGACAAAATAAATTTGAAGAAGTCGACATTGTAGAGAAAGGAAAAAATTATGGCTGGAGAGCCAGGGAAGGCTTCAGCTGCTATGATAAAAAACTGTGCGCCAATTCTTCACTAG ATGACGTTCTTCCGATTTTCGCCTATCCTCATAAACTGGGGAAATCAGTCACTGGTGGGTACGTGTACAGAGGCTGCGAATATCCAAACCTTAATGGACTTTATATATTCGGAGATTTTATGAGCGG GAGATTGATGGCCTTGAAGGAAAACCAGAATACAGGGGAGTGGCAGTACCATGAGATCTGTATGGGGATGGGACAGACGTGCATGTTCCCCGGCCTTATCAATAACTATTATCAGTACATAATCTCTTTTGCGGAGGATGAAGCAG